From a single Rosa rugosa chromosome 7, drRosRugo1.1, whole genome shotgun sequence genomic region:
- the LOC133723645 gene encoding CHD3-type chromatin-remodeling factor PICKLE-like isoform X2 produces MGIPEKEFFKAFKTYPRLKQKVNNFNRQRSSISNIEEEFVAIRPEWTTVDRILACRGDDEKQYLVKWQELPYDECYWEVEADISTFQPEIEKFHRIQSRSHKLSGKQKSSPKDALESKKKQKEFQQFEHSPEFLSGGTLHPYQLEGLNFLRFSWSKQTPVILADEMGLGKTIQSIAFLASLFEDKVYPHLVVAPLSTLRNWEREFATWAPQMNVVMYVGSSQARAVIREYEFYFPKNHKNIKKKKSGQIISESKQDRIKFDVLLTSYEMINLDSTSLKPIKWECMIVDEGHRLKNKDSKLFSSLQQYWTNHRTLLTGTPLQNNLDELFMLMHFLDAGKFASLEEFQEEFKDINEEQQISRLHKILAPHLLRRLKKDVMKELPPKKELILRIELSSKQKEYYKAILTRNYQILTRRSGAQISLINVVMELRKLCCHAYMLEGVEPDIEDANESHKQLLESSGKLQVLDKMLVKLKQQGHRVLIYSQFQHMLDLLEDYCTYKKWQYERIDGKVGGAERQIRIDRFNAKNSSRFCFLLSTRAGGLGINLATADTVIIYDSDWNPHADLQAMARAHRLGQTNKVMIYRLITRGTIEERMMQLTKKKMVLEHLVVGRLKAQSINQEELDDIIRYGSKELFAHENNEAGKSRQIHYDDAAIERLLDREQAGDDDALLEEEDEDGFLKAFKVANFEYIDEAESVEEEEPKKAAVDSSPTDNDKSNFWEDLLKDRYEVHKVEELNALGKGKRSRKQMVSVEDDDLAGLEDVSSDGEDDNYEAEVTDGETASSGPLSGNLSAGKKPNKKRSRVDSAEPLPLMEGEGNSFKVLGFNQNQRATFLKKFMRFGMVDDDYKEFVARMKQKTYEEIKAYATLFLKHIIEPLTDSPTFSDGVPKEGLNITDVLVRYSVMSMIHKKAKFATENPGAPLYEDYVLFRYPGLKGGKFWKVDHDGILLHAVLKHGYGRWQAIVDDKDLGIQEVICQELNLPFPGQVKAQNGAHANTEAPGNAAGNGNGNDVGENVAQGTIDPVNQRQSYPESSTSHYSRDMQRRLVEFIKRRVLLLEDGNNKEAQKEYYDELYANEIAELEKETMGTNFPYTGETDKQMGDQLPIVEEIGSEEILAAACDNDPDRLKLPQLFNEMCKLGEGTAPQSLQTSFETICEDILSVTRQPVQQNPPTSAHPTLNADKQPGDESKSTR; encoded by the exons ATGGG GATTCCTGAGAAAGAATTTTTCAAAGCATTCAAGACATACCCGCGTCTAAAGCAGAAGGTTAACAATTTCAATCGTCAAAGGTCTTCCATTAGTAACATAGAGGAGGAATTTGTTGCCATTCGACCTGAATGGACAACTGTTGACCGGATCCTTGCTTGCAG GGGTGATGATGAGAAGCAATATCTTGTAAAGTGGCAAGAACTTCCTTACGATGAATGCTATTGGGAAGTGGAGGCTGATATCTCCACATTTCAGCCAGAAATAGAGAAATTCCATAGAATCCAGTCTAGATCTCACAAATTGTCTGGTAAGCAGAAGAGCAGTCCTAAAGATGCTCTCGAATCAAAAAAGAAGCAGAAAGAGTTTCAACAGTTTGAACACAGTCCTGAATTTCTTTCCGGAG GTACACTGCATCCCTATCAACTTGAAGGTTTGAACTTTTTACGCTTCTCCTGGTCCAAACAAACTCCTGTGATACTTGCAGATGAGATGGGACTTG GCAAAACTATACAGAGTATAGCTTTTTTAGCATCTCTGTTCGAAGACAAAGTCTATCCACATCTAGTAGTGGCTCCACTTTCAACGTTACGAAATTGGGAACGGGAATTCGCAACTTGGGCACCTCAAATGAATGTT GTTATGTATGTTGGCTCTTCCCAAGCCCGTGCGGTCATAAGGGAATACGAATTTTACTTCcccaaaaatcacaagaatatcaagaaaaagaaatctgGTCAGATCATTAGTGAGAGCAAGCAAGATAGGATCAAGTTTGATGTCCTTCTCACATCATATGAGATGATTAACTTGGACTCTACATCACTGAAACCGATAAAGTGGGAGTGTATG ATTGTTGATGAAGGACATCGTCTAAAAAACAAGGATTCAAAATTGTTTTCATCATTACAACAGTACTGGACGAATCATCGCACACTTCTGACTGGAACTCCTCTTCAG AACAATCTGGATGAACTTTTCATGCTTATGCACTTCCTTGATGCTGGCAAG TTTGCAAGTCTAGAGGAGTTCCAGGAAGAGTTTAAGGATATCAATGAGGAACAGCAGATCTCCAGGCTTCACAAAATTCTTGCCCCTCATCTTCTTAGAA GGCTGAAAAAAGATGTCATGAAAGAATTACCTCCTAAGAAGGAACTTATATTACGCATTGAATTAAGCAGCAAGCAGAAAGAATATTACAAAGCAATTCTGACTCGTAACTATCAGATACTAACTCGTCGTAGTGGTGCACAG ATATCTCTTATCAATGTGGTCATGGAGTTGCGCAAGCTCTGTTGTCATGCTTATATGCTAGAGGGAGTCGAACCGGACATAGAAGATGCCAATGAATCTCACAA ACAACTTTTGGAATCTTCTGGAAAACTGCAAGTATTGGACAAAATGCTGGTAAAACTTAAGCAGCAAGGGCACAGGGTGCTTATCTATTCACAATTTCAACACATGTTGGATTTGCTAGAAGACTACTGTACATACAAA AAATGGCAGTATGAACGAATAGATGGTAAAGTTGGTGGAGCTGAGAGACAAATAAGGATAGATCGATTCAATGCCAAAAATTCTTCCAGGTTTTGCTTTCTGCTTTCCACTAGAGCTGGGGGCTTGGGCATAAACCTTGCAACTGCTGACACAGTGATCATATATGATAG TGATTGGAATCCTCATGCAGATCTACAAGCTATGGCTAGAGCTCATCGACTTGGGCAAACTAACAAG GTGATGATTTATAGGCTAATAACACGAGGAACAATTGAAGAAAGAATGATGCAACTGACTAAGAAGAAAATGGTATTGGAACATTTGGTTGTTGGAAGGTTAAAGGCTCAAAGCATCAACCAG GAAGAGCTGGATGACATCATTCGATACGGATCGAAGGAGTTATTTGCGCATGAAAATAATGAAGCTGGAAAATCCCGTCAAATTCATTATGATGATGCTGCGATAGAGAG ATTACTTGATCGTGAACAAGCTGGGGATGATGACGCTCtgttggaggaagaagatgaagatggattTTTAAAGGCCTTTAAG GTTGCAAATTTTGAATACATTGACGAAGCAGAGAGCGTAGAAGAGGAGGAACCAAAAAAGGCTGCAGTTGACAGTAGTCCTACAGACAATGATAAATCAAATTTCTGGGAAGATTTGTTAAAGGACAGATATGAAGTGCATAAAGTTGAAGAATTAAACGCTTTAGGCAAAGGGAAGAGAAGTCGTAAGCAG ATGGTATCTGTTGAAGACGATGATCTCGCTGGTTTGGAAGATGTAAGTTCTGATGGAGAAGATGATAACTATGAAGCTGAAGTGACGGATGGCGAAACAGCTTCCTCTGGACCTCTTTCTGGAAATCTTTCTGCAGGGAAAAAGCCTAATAAAAAGAGAAGTCGTG TGGATAGTGCAGAACCCCTTCCTTTGATGGAAGGAGAAGGAAATTCATTCAAAGTCTTGGGTTTCAATCAAAATCAGAGGGCTACATTTCTAAAAAAATTTATGAG GTTTGGGATGGTGGATGATGACTATAAGGAGTTTGTAGCACGCATGAAGCAGAAGACATACGAAGAAATAAAAGC TTATGCTACTCTATTCTTGAAACACATAATTGAACCATTAACAGACTCTCCAACCTTTTCAG ATGGTGTCCCTAAAGAAGGACTCAATATAACAGACGTACTTGTTCGGTATTCAGTTATGTCTATGATTCATAAAAAA GCAAAGTTTGCAACAGAAAATCCAGGCGCTCCTTTATATGAAGATTACGTCCTGTTCCGTTACCCAGGATTGAAGGGTGGCAAATTTTGGAAGGTGGATCACGATGGGATATTACTGCATGCTGTATTAAA GCATGGCTATGGAAGATGGCAAGCTATTGTTGACGACAAGGACCTGGGGATTCAAGAAGTTATTTGTCAAGAGTTGAACCTTCCTTTCCCAGGGCAGGTTAAAGCACAAAATGGAGCACATGCTAATACTGAAGCACCTGGTAACGCTGCTGGAAATGGTAATGGGAATGACGTAGGAGAAAATGTAGCTCAGGGAACCATTGATCCAGTAAACCAGCGTCAATCATATCCAGAGTCTTCTACGTCGCATTATTCAAGAGATATGCAAAGAAGATTGGTAGAATTTATCAAGCGAAGAGTGCTTCTCTTGGAGGATGGCAACAATAAAGAAGCCCAGAAAGAATACTAT GATGAGTTGTATGCAAATGAGATTGCGGAGCTTGAGAAGGAAACCATGGGGACGAATTTTCCATACACTGGGGAAACTGATAAGCAAATGGGTGATCAGTTGCCAATAGTTGAAGAAATCG GTTCGGAAGAAATTCTAGCTGCAGCTTGTGACAACGATCCAGATCGTTTAAAATTGCCTCAGCTTTTTAATGAG ATGTGCAAACTTGGGGAAGGAACTGCCCCGCAGTCTCTGCAGACTTCTTTTGAAACCATCTGCGAAGACATACTAAGCGTGACTCGCCAACCTGTGCAACAAAATCCTCCTACTTCAGCACATCCAACACTAAATGCAGATAAACAACCAGGAGATGAGTCAAAGAGCACAAGATAA
- the LOC133719990 gene encoding probable trehalose-phosphate phosphatase 6, with the protein MRKPLKEECFSPMVLSPPTVASSEVVLSPTVRWYGTVDVSHLLCSIKESKELQHPSALDMFEQIIGASQGKQIVMFLDYDGTLSPIVEHPDRAFMSDSMRKTVNKLASEWKMQRQGVQNCMVNGARKRDKTLQLVHGNYRSSR; encoded by the exons ATGAGAAAGCCACTCAAG GAGGAGTGTTTTTCACCAATGGTTTTATCACCTCCAACAGTGGCAAGCAGTGAAGTGGTGCTTTCCCCCACTGTAAGGTGGTATGGAACTGTGGATGTATCACACTTGCTGTGCAGTATCAAAGAAAGCAAGGAA CTGCAGCATCCATCTGCCTTGGACATGTTTGAGCAAATCATTGGAGCTTCCCAAGGCAAGCAAATAGTCATGTTTCTTGACTACGATGGCACTCTTTCACCCATAGTCGAACACCCAGATCGAGCTTTCATGTCTGATTCT ATGAGGAAGACGGTGAATAAACTTGCTAGTGAGTGGAAGATGCAGAGACAAG GTGTACAAAATTGTATGGTTAATGGTGCGAGGAAGAGAGACAAAACTCTTCAATTAGTGCATGGAAATTATAGATCGAGCAGATGA
- the LOC133723645 gene encoding CHD3-type chromatin-remodeling factor PICKLE-like isoform X1, producing MSSLVERLRTRSDRKPIYKIDESDDDPDFGTGKPGRAQEKFEKIVRTDVKDNSCQACSESENLMECVTCNYAYHAKCLLPPLKAPLPDRWQCPECVSPLTDIDKILDCDRRPTVADDSDATKMGSNQIFVKQYLVKWKGLSYLHCTWIPEKEFFKAFKTYPRLKQKVNNFNRQRSSISNIEEEFVAIRPEWTTVDRILACRGDDEKQYLVKWQELPYDECYWEVEADISTFQPEIEKFHRIQSRSHKLSGKQKSSPKDALESKKKQKEFQQFEHSPEFLSGGTLHPYQLEGLNFLRFSWSKQTPVILADEMGLGKTIQSIAFLASLFEDKVYPHLVVAPLSTLRNWEREFATWAPQMNVVMYVGSSQARAVIREYEFYFPKNHKNIKKKKSGQIISESKQDRIKFDVLLTSYEMINLDSTSLKPIKWECMIVDEGHRLKNKDSKLFSSLQQYWTNHRTLLTGTPLQNNLDELFMLMHFLDAGKFASLEEFQEEFKDINEEQQISRLHKILAPHLLRRLKKDVMKELPPKKELILRIELSSKQKEYYKAILTRNYQILTRRSGAQISLINVVMELRKLCCHAYMLEGVEPDIEDANESHKQLLESSGKLQVLDKMLVKLKQQGHRVLIYSQFQHMLDLLEDYCTYKKWQYERIDGKVGGAERQIRIDRFNAKNSSRFCFLLSTRAGGLGINLATADTVIIYDSDWNPHADLQAMARAHRLGQTNKVMIYRLITRGTIEERMMQLTKKKMVLEHLVVGRLKAQSINQEELDDIIRYGSKELFAHENNEAGKSRQIHYDDAAIERLLDREQAGDDDALLEEEDEDGFLKAFKVANFEYIDEAESVEEEEPKKAAVDSSPTDNDKSNFWEDLLKDRYEVHKVEELNALGKGKRSRKQMVSVEDDDLAGLEDVSSDGEDDNYEAEVTDGETASSGPLSGNLSAGKKPNKKRSRVDSAEPLPLMEGEGNSFKVLGFNQNQRATFLKKFMRFGMVDDDYKEFVARMKQKTYEEIKAYATLFLKHIIEPLTDSPTFSDGVPKEGLNITDVLVRYSVMSMIHKKAKFATENPGAPLYEDYVLFRYPGLKGGKFWKVDHDGILLHAVLKHGYGRWQAIVDDKDLGIQEVICQELNLPFPGQVKAQNGAHANTEAPGNAAGNGNGNDVGENVAQGTIDPVNQRQSYPESSTSHYSRDMQRRLVEFIKRRVLLLEDGNNKEAQKEYYDELYANEIAELEKETMGTNFPYTGETDKQMGDQLPIVEEIGSEEILAAACDNDPDRLKLPQLFNEMCKLGEGTAPQSLQTSFETICEDILSVTRQPVQQNPPTSAHPTLNADKQPGDESKSTR from the exons ATGAGTAGCTTGGTTGAGAGGCTGCGCACTAGATCAGACCGAAAGCCAATTTATAAAATTGATGAATCTGATGATGATCCCGATTTTGGGACTGGAAAACCTGGAAGAGCTCAGGAAAAGTTTGAGAAGATTGTTAGGACTGACGTG AAAGATAATTCCTGTCAAGCCTGTAGTGAAAGTGAGAACCTAATGGAATGTGTGACATGCAACTATGCATATCATGCTAAGTGTTTACTTCCCCCGTTAAAGGCTCCTCTACCTGACAGATGGCAATGTCCGGAATGT GTGAGCCCTCTAACTGATATTGACAAGATTCTGGATTGTGACAGGCGACCTACTGTGGCGGATGATAGTGATGCCACAAAGATGGGTTCAAATCAGATTTTTGTTAAACAATATCTTGTGAAGTGGAAGGGACTATCATATCTACATTGCACATG GATTCCTGAGAAAGAATTTTTCAAAGCATTCAAGACATACCCGCGTCTAAAGCAGAAGGTTAACAATTTCAATCGTCAAAGGTCTTCCATTAGTAACATAGAGGAGGAATTTGTTGCCATTCGACCTGAATGGACAACTGTTGACCGGATCCTTGCTTGCAG GGGTGATGATGAGAAGCAATATCTTGTAAAGTGGCAAGAACTTCCTTACGATGAATGCTATTGGGAAGTGGAGGCTGATATCTCCACATTTCAGCCAGAAATAGAGAAATTCCATAGAATCCAGTCTAGATCTCACAAATTGTCTGGTAAGCAGAAGAGCAGTCCTAAAGATGCTCTCGAATCAAAAAAGAAGCAGAAAGAGTTTCAACAGTTTGAACACAGTCCTGAATTTCTTTCCGGAG GTACACTGCATCCCTATCAACTTGAAGGTTTGAACTTTTTACGCTTCTCCTGGTCCAAACAAACTCCTGTGATACTTGCAGATGAGATGGGACTTG GCAAAACTATACAGAGTATAGCTTTTTTAGCATCTCTGTTCGAAGACAAAGTCTATCCACATCTAGTAGTGGCTCCACTTTCAACGTTACGAAATTGGGAACGGGAATTCGCAACTTGGGCACCTCAAATGAATGTT GTTATGTATGTTGGCTCTTCCCAAGCCCGTGCGGTCATAAGGGAATACGAATTTTACTTCcccaaaaatcacaagaatatcaagaaaaagaaatctgGTCAGATCATTAGTGAGAGCAAGCAAGATAGGATCAAGTTTGATGTCCTTCTCACATCATATGAGATGATTAACTTGGACTCTACATCACTGAAACCGATAAAGTGGGAGTGTATG ATTGTTGATGAAGGACATCGTCTAAAAAACAAGGATTCAAAATTGTTTTCATCATTACAACAGTACTGGACGAATCATCGCACACTTCTGACTGGAACTCCTCTTCAG AACAATCTGGATGAACTTTTCATGCTTATGCACTTCCTTGATGCTGGCAAG TTTGCAAGTCTAGAGGAGTTCCAGGAAGAGTTTAAGGATATCAATGAGGAACAGCAGATCTCCAGGCTTCACAAAATTCTTGCCCCTCATCTTCTTAGAA GGCTGAAAAAAGATGTCATGAAAGAATTACCTCCTAAGAAGGAACTTATATTACGCATTGAATTAAGCAGCAAGCAGAAAGAATATTACAAAGCAATTCTGACTCGTAACTATCAGATACTAACTCGTCGTAGTGGTGCACAG ATATCTCTTATCAATGTGGTCATGGAGTTGCGCAAGCTCTGTTGTCATGCTTATATGCTAGAGGGAGTCGAACCGGACATAGAAGATGCCAATGAATCTCACAA ACAACTTTTGGAATCTTCTGGAAAACTGCAAGTATTGGACAAAATGCTGGTAAAACTTAAGCAGCAAGGGCACAGGGTGCTTATCTATTCACAATTTCAACACATGTTGGATTTGCTAGAAGACTACTGTACATACAAA AAATGGCAGTATGAACGAATAGATGGTAAAGTTGGTGGAGCTGAGAGACAAATAAGGATAGATCGATTCAATGCCAAAAATTCTTCCAGGTTTTGCTTTCTGCTTTCCACTAGAGCTGGGGGCTTGGGCATAAACCTTGCAACTGCTGACACAGTGATCATATATGATAG TGATTGGAATCCTCATGCAGATCTACAAGCTATGGCTAGAGCTCATCGACTTGGGCAAACTAACAAG GTGATGATTTATAGGCTAATAACACGAGGAACAATTGAAGAAAGAATGATGCAACTGACTAAGAAGAAAATGGTATTGGAACATTTGGTTGTTGGAAGGTTAAAGGCTCAAAGCATCAACCAG GAAGAGCTGGATGACATCATTCGATACGGATCGAAGGAGTTATTTGCGCATGAAAATAATGAAGCTGGAAAATCCCGTCAAATTCATTATGATGATGCTGCGATAGAGAG ATTACTTGATCGTGAACAAGCTGGGGATGATGACGCTCtgttggaggaagaagatgaagatggattTTTAAAGGCCTTTAAG GTTGCAAATTTTGAATACATTGACGAAGCAGAGAGCGTAGAAGAGGAGGAACCAAAAAAGGCTGCAGTTGACAGTAGTCCTACAGACAATGATAAATCAAATTTCTGGGAAGATTTGTTAAAGGACAGATATGAAGTGCATAAAGTTGAAGAATTAAACGCTTTAGGCAAAGGGAAGAGAAGTCGTAAGCAG ATGGTATCTGTTGAAGACGATGATCTCGCTGGTTTGGAAGATGTAAGTTCTGATGGAGAAGATGATAACTATGAAGCTGAAGTGACGGATGGCGAAACAGCTTCCTCTGGACCTCTTTCTGGAAATCTTTCTGCAGGGAAAAAGCCTAATAAAAAGAGAAGTCGTG TGGATAGTGCAGAACCCCTTCCTTTGATGGAAGGAGAAGGAAATTCATTCAAAGTCTTGGGTTTCAATCAAAATCAGAGGGCTACATTTCTAAAAAAATTTATGAG GTTTGGGATGGTGGATGATGACTATAAGGAGTTTGTAGCACGCATGAAGCAGAAGACATACGAAGAAATAAAAGC TTATGCTACTCTATTCTTGAAACACATAATTGAACCATTAACAGACTCTCCAACCTTTTCAG ATGGTGTCCCTAAAGAAGGACTCAATATAACAGACGTACTTGTTCGGTATTCAGTTATGTCTATGATTCATAAAAAA GCAAAGTTTGCAACAGAAAATCCAGGCGCTCCTTTATATGAAGATTACGTCCTGTTCCGTTACCCAGGATTGAAGGGTGGCAAATTTTGGAAGGTGGATCACGATGGGATATTACTGCATGCTGTATTAAA GCATGGCTATGGAAGATGGCAAGCTATTGTTGACGACAAGGACCTGGGGATTCAAGAAGTTATTTGTCAAGAGTTGAACCTTCCTTTCCCAGGGCAGGTTAAAGCACAAAATGGAGCACATGCTAATACTGAAGCACCTGGTAACGCTGCTGGAAATGGTAATGGGAATGACGTAGGAGAAAATGTAGCTCAGGGAACCATTGATCCAGTAAACCAGCGTCAATCATATCCAGAGTCTTCTACGTCGCATTATTCAAGAGATATGCAAAGAAGATTGGTAGAATTTATCAAGCGAAGAGTGCTTCTCTTGGAGGATGGCAACAATAAAGAAGCCCAGAAAGAATACTAT GATGAGTTGTATGCAAATGAGATTGCGGAGCTTGAGAAGGAAACCATGGGGACGAATTTTCCATACACTGGGGAAACTGATAAGCAAATGGGTGATCAGTTGCCAATAGTTGAAGAAATCG GTTCGGAAGAAATTCTAGCTGCAGCTTGTGACAACGATCCAGATCGTTTAAAATTGCCTCAGCTTTTTAATGAG ATGTGCAAACTTGGGGAAGGAACTGCCCCGCAGTCTCTGCAGACTTCTTTTGAAACCATCTGCGAAGACATACTAAGCGTGACTCGCCAACCTGTGCAACAAAATCCTCCTACTTCAGCACATCCAACACTAAATGCAGATAAACAACCAGGAGATGAGTCAAAGAGCACAAGATAA